The Longimicrobiales bacterium DNA segment GAGCTCCTTGAGGATCGGTGCACGCGGGTCGAGCGCGCGGTACACGCGATGGCCGAAGCCCATGATCTTCTCGCCACGGGCCAGTGCGTCGGTGACCCACCGGTCGGCATTCTCCGGCCGGTCGATCTCGAACAGCATGCGCATCACGCGTTCGTTGGCGCCGCCGTGCAGCGGGCCCTTGAGCGTGCCGATCGCGGACGTCACCGCCGAGTGCATGTCGGCCAGGGTGGCCGCAGTCACGCGTGCCGCAAACGTCGATGCGTTCAGCCCGTGTTCGGCATGCAGCGTGAGCGCAGCGTCGATGATGCGCTCTGCGTCGCTGTCCGGGTCCTCGCCCGTGAGCATGTACAGCAGGTTCGCGGCAAGCCCGAGATCCGCGCGTGGCGCGATCGGGTCGCGGCCCTTGCGCAGGCGATCGATCGCCGCAGTGAGCGTGACGACCTGGCCGGTCAGCCGGATCGCCTTGCGCTGGCTCGCCTCCGGCGACATGTCCTCCGCGTCCGCATCGCTGAAGGCGAGAGCGGACACCGCGGTGCGCAGCGTCGCCATGGGGTGCGTGTTCTGCGGCGCCGCGCGCACGACGCCAAGCACGCGCTCGTCGACGCCGGCGCCCTGCACCAGCTCCGAGCGGAGCCGGTCGAGGTCGGCGCGACCGGGCAGCTCACCGTACCAGAGGAGATGACAGACTTCTTCGAACGTGGTGTTGCGGGCCAGGTCGTCGATCTCGAAGCCGCTATAGATCAGGCGGCCTTCCTCCCCCATCACCTTGCTGATGCGCGTCTGCGCAGCGACGACCCCTTCCAAGCCCTTGGCGGACATCGAGACTCAACCTTCCGGCGCGGCCGGACTATGTTTCACGAATGTGCCGGGCCGCGCGGCGGCGGGATCCTCGGCCGTCAGGGCGGGCGCGTTCCGACGCGGCTGCGCGGGGACCGGCTGGCGCGGCCGAACATAGAGACCGGCCCCGTTTACGGGCAAGCCCGCGCGCGTGCGTGTATGATGTGACGCATGAGGAGGTTGAGTCGTCAATGAAGGGCATGACGGGACGCGCGGACGAAGCGCAGGAGGGCGACGACGCCATCGTGGCGCGCGTGCTGGCGGGCGACCGCAACGCGTACGCACGGCTCGTCGTGCGCCATCAGGACCTGCTGTACCGTCACGCGCTGCGCATGACCCGCGAGTCGGATGCTGCCGCCGACCTCGTGCAGGCAGCGTTCGTGAAGGCGTACGCGCAGCTGGGTCGCTGCCGGGAGCCGCAGCGGTTCGGCGCGTGGGCGTTCCGGATCCTCGCGAATCAGGCCAAGGACTGGCTGAAGAGCCGCCGGCGGCAGGATGTGTCGCTGGACGCGAACCCGCTTCCGGCGACGTCGGACGACGATCCGACGCTGGATCTCGAGCGGAGCGAGCTGAGAGCGCTGCTGGATGCCGCCCTGGCGGAACTGCAGCCGGGGTTGCGCGAGGCCTTCGTCCTGAAGCACGTCGAAGGACTGGCGTACGAGGAAATGGCCGCGCTCATGAATGTGTCGGTGCCCGCCCTCAAGATGCGGGTGCACCGTGCCCGACAGATGTTGCAGGACGCACTCCAGGAGGTGCGCTGATGCATCCGGATCTGCAGAAGTACATGGATGGTGAGCTGCCGCGAGAGGCGCTGTCGCCCGACCTGCAGGTCGAGGCCGACGCGTGGGACCGGCTCACGGACGCCGCGCTGGACCTCCGCAGCGAAGCCGCGCCGGCCGACCTGGTCGGGCGGGTGCTGGCCGCCCTGCCGGCGGAGCCGGAGCGCGCCCGCTGGCGGAGCGCGCTGGACTCGGGCGTGGAGTGGATGCTCCGGCCCCGCGAGGTGCGCCTGCGGCCCGTGTACGGGCTGCTCGCAGCGGCGGCGCTCGCGGGAATCCTCTTCCTGCGCGGCGCCACCGTGATCGAAGACGCGACCGTGCCGGCCGACCGCGGGGTCGGGCCGAGCACCGTCGTCGCGCCCGATGCCGCACCGCAGGACCCCATCGTGTATGTGCGGTTCGCATTCCGGGCGCCCAGCGCGCGGTCGGTCTCGCTGGCCGGTGACTTCAACGACTGGGAAGCGGACGCGCTGGCGCTGCTGGACGCGGACGGCGATGGAGTCTGGACCGGCACCTTCGCGTTGCAGCCGGGCGTGCACAAGTACATGTTCGTCGTCGATGGCGAGCGCTGGGAAACGGATCCCGGCGCGGAACGGCACATGGACGACGGCTTCGGCATGCGTAACGCACTGATCGCAATCGCGCCGCCGGTACGGAGGGCGATCTGATTCGAAGCGCCGCGAGCGGCGCTTCGCTGATCCTCCTGCTTGCGACAACCTTTCCCGTGCATGGCCAGCGCGCTCGCGCCTGGATCGACGCCAGCGCGAGCACGACACAGCCACCGGCAGGCGTGGTTGCCGATGCCGCAGCCTACGGGTTGCTCGGCGTGCGTGCAGAGCTGGATGCGTCGCCCGCGCTCACGCTCGGGGCGCGCGGCCAGGCCGGCGCGGGCGCTCGCAGGACCGATGGCCGCTGGGTGTACGGCGAAGCAACCGCCGCGTGGGTGCAACGCGTCGGTCCGATCACGCTGCCAGTGGACGCGAGCGGCCTGCTGCTTCGATACACGGATCCCTACGAGTACGATGCGCGCGTGCTGCGCCTCCAGCCCGGCCTGCGGGCGAGCCTCCGCCGGGTGCAGCTCACGCTGCAGGCCGATTTCGCGCGCGGCGACTGGTCCAGCCGCTACCCCGACACGACGCAGACAGACGGTTTCCTGGAGAACGACGGCGTGATGCGCATCGACGGCGCGGAGCTGTCGGCCGCGTCGTGGATCGGAGCCGTGGACGTCGAGCTCGGCGTCGGTGTGCGCAACGCGACGAACGGCACGCGCGATGGTCGCTACACGACGCTGCACACGACCGCGTCCATGCCGGTCGGTCCGGCCACTGCGTTCGGTACGGTGCGGCTGCAGGAAGCGGGGAGCGGAACCGAGACCGGCGGTGAGCTCGGCGCGATGCTGGAGCTGGGATCGCGCACCACGCTGATTGCGCTGCTCAGCGAGCCCGTGACCGATCCCCTGTACGGAACACGCTCCGGCTTCGGCGCGAGTATCGGCGCGAGCATGCGGCTGCATGCGACGCCGGGGCGGGCCGGCATTGCGGTGATCGGCCCGCCCGCGGCCGGTCGGCGGTCCGTGACGCTGCGGGTGCGGGCTCCCGCCACGCCGGTCGTGTCGGCGGCCGGCAGCTTCAACGGCTGGACGCCCGTCGCGATGCGCCGTGACGGTGAGGAATGGACCCTGACGCTGCACCTGGAGCCAGGGTCGTACACGTTCGCCTTCCACAGGGCCGACGGAAGCTGGTTCGTGCCCGATGACGCGCCGGGCATCGTCGACGACGGGTTCGGTCAGAGGAACGCAACGCTGGTCGTGCCGCCCCTGTGACGCCTGGGGGGTATCAGGCGTCTATAGAGGCGGAGAGGAGACCACCCATGAGCCATCGCCAACCGATGAAGGCTGCTCTGAACTGCGCTCTGCTCGCGTTTGCCCTGATCGCCGCACCGGCGATCGCACACGCGCAGGCGGACGGCGCAGCGCGTGCACGCGCAGGACTCGATGCCGCAGCGGCCGCCCGTTTCGATGCGACGCTCGAGCGCGCACGGCGCGACGGGCTGCCGACCGAGCCGCTGGTGAACAAGGCGCTCGAGGGCATTGCAAAGCAGGTTCCTTCCGCGCGCATCATCACGGCCGTCGAGCAGCGGCTCGCCGGCCTCGGCCAGGCACGCGCCGCACTCGGCGGCCCGGCCGCACCGGGCGAGATCGAAGGCATCGCGGACGCAATGCAGCGAGGCGTGGGGGCGGAGGCCGTCCGGGCATTGCGTGCGCAGGCTGGCGACGAAGCTCCCGTCGCGGTTGCTGCACACGTGCTTGCAGACCTGCAGGAGCGAGGCGTACCGACGGACGTGGCGCTCGAGGTCCTCGGCGCGTGGCGCTCACGTGGCGGACGACCCGATGATCTCCCGGAAATCCCCGCCGGCGTGGATCGGCTGCTGCGCCAGGGAATGGACCCGGCGCAGGCCGGCTCCGCGCTCGCCGCAACCATGCAATCCGGGAACGCCACGCCTGGCCGGCCCGCCGCGCCCGGCGCCCGGGGGCGCCCCGACCGGCTCCCCGTCCAGCCGCCGGTGGATCCGGGCAGCAACCCGGGGCGCGGCAAGGGCAAGGGCCGGAGCGGTCCCCCGCCGGGAGCCCCGCCCGCCTGACGCTGCCGAGCACCCTGAGTTCCGCTTACCGAAACCCCGCCGCCAGGGGCGCTCCGCGCGCCCACGGCGGCCCCTCTGGCCAGCATCATGCAAAGCCGCCACTCTGAACCGTTCGTTCTGACGAGGAGGAGTGGTGCGGACCTGGAGGTACCTGGCAGCGGGCTCGATCCTCGCCGTCGTCGCATGCGGTGACGGCGAACAGCCGCAACAGAACGTCGTGCCGGCCGTTACGCGCGATGCGCAGCTCCTGTACACCCTGCAGGCGGGCACCGAATGGATCGGTGCCGTCGGACGCGACGCCCAGGGGCGCGCCTCGAGTGCGGCTGCACGCCAGTTCGCAGCGACACTCGCAGCGGATCATCAGGGGCTGCATTCCGCGTTCGAAGATGCGCAGCGCGCGGAGCTGCGCCCTGTTGAAAGCGGCGTGGGGCAGGAGCTGATTACCAACGCCCAGACGACGCGCGTCGGCCTGCAATCACTGGAGGGCGCTGCCTACGACCTGGCGTTCGTCGAGAGCACGGTCCGGCTCCAGCAGCAACTGCTCTCGGCGATCGAGCGCGACGCGTCGGTTCTGCAGGATTCGGCCCTGCGTCGGCTCGCCGAGCAGACGCGGCCTACGCTGCAGGCACACATCCAGCGCGGACGCCAGCTCCTGCCGGAGCTGCGGGCAGCGGAATCCGGAGCCGGAGCCATACAGACGGCGTCGACAAGGGAACGTGCAGCGGGTCAGCAGACGGGTGGGACGGCAGAGGCGCGCTCCCCACAGGGCTCACGACCGCAGCCTACGCCGCGCCCCCCGGTCAGCGAGCCGCCGCCGGTGCAGCGCGATACCGGCTCGATTCGGCAGCCAGCGCGTTGACGATTTCGGCTGCGACCGCCGCCCGGTCGAGCGCCCGCGCAACCTCGCCGCGCGCGAGCGCGCTGATCGCCTGGTCCAGGTAATCCCGGGCGACCACACGGCGCCGCTCGTCGGCAAACCCCTGCAGGGCCTTTTCGGCTGCGACCACCGCACCGACATGCCGCCTCACCCCGCTCTCCCCCATCCGCTGGGCAACGATCCGGACCTGCCGCTCGCGCACCTGCTGGAGTCGGTCATGCGCACGTACGCGACCACCGTCCGCGAGCGCTCCCTGTGCCTCGCGTACCAGCGTCTGGTGCTCGGCGAGCAGGGCCCGGGCAGCACGCGGACCGGCTGATTCGCGCACCTCCGAAATCGTCGCCGCGAACAGTTCATCGAGTGAGGGCAGGCGTTCGACGGAGCGGAGTATCTGATCGAGGCGGGCCAGAACGTCGGCAGCGTCGAGGGCCGTCGCCAGTACGTCCACCGGCTGCGATCCGCTCCGCGCCAGCAATGCATCCGCGTCCTGCACCAGCACGGCGGCACGGGTGACATCGTGTCCGCCGGTGCGCAGCACGTCCAGTCGCATGCGGGCGTCGTCCACAGCGCCGCGGACCTGGTGCACGATGTCATCGATGCGCGCGTCGCCAAGCGCATAGGCCATGAACGCGACCTGGGCGTCGCGATGCATCTGTTCCGCAGCCAGCTGCGCGGCGGTGTCAGCACGTTCCTGCGCCGCGCGCGCTGCCGCGGAATGGGCACGCAGCGACGCAGTGCGGCGCCACAGGAGCTGCGACCCCTCCGTTTCGATGACGGCATCGATGGCGGCGCGGAAGACTGCCGAGCGCGAGTATGGCGACACCTGTGCGCTGAGGCCGGTCTCGGTTGCGTGCAGCCCTGTCGTATCGGTTACATCCGTCGGCAGATCACCGCACGCGGCGGGGAGTGTTGCCACCAGTGCCAGAAGTGTTCTGCGCAGGCGCATCGGGTGCAGGGCGTGAGGGACGGGCACAGCAAACGGCTCCTGAAAGTTCAACGGCGCGCCGCGGCGCCGCAAGCCTGACGGCATCGAGCACGCGTTCCAGGTGCACACAAGCGACCGATGTCGGCGGCGCGCCCCGTTGGTGCACGACGGCGCCGCCGATCCGAAGACCGACGGCGCCGCCCGTGCCGCATCGACAACCGCTACTGCCAGGTCACCGTCTGCTGGATCGTATGACCGCAGACTTCGCCGGACAGCGTACGCTCCCGATCGACGAAATCCGTGGAGGAGAACAGATCGACGACGCAGCGCCCCTCGCGTCCGTCGTCCGCCGCCCAGGTGAATGCGCCTTCGACCGAGTTCGTCCACGGCGTCGTCGCCACGCCACCCTCTGCGGCCGCGTACACCCCGACCTGCAGGTTGGGATCGCCATCGAACGTGATGACGGCATCATCGCCGGCAACGGCACAGCCGTCGTGAGTCAGCGCGCCGGTCGCGTCCAGCTCGAATGCCTGCGCCGGCTCGTCGTAGTCGACGTCGATGTTCAGCGAGACCTGCACGCTCCCGCCCTGCGGGCAGGGATGCGAGGAGGTCTGGGTGAAGTGGATCGTGCCGGAGCCCTCCCCGGTCTCCGTCACTTCGGTGATTCCCTCCGTCGTCGCAGCCTCGCCGACCGCGAACACGTTGCTCGCGACGGCCTGCGCCTCGACGCGCGTCATGGAATCGCCCTCCGTGCCTGTGGGATCGTCGTCGCATGCGGCAAGGAGTGTGACCGCTGCGAGTCCGAGAATCCAGGTACGTTGCATCAAGCCTCCTGCGGTTCGTCCGGATCGACACTGATCCGTTGCCTGGCGGCCGCGGCCCGGTGACCGGGCAGCTGCTCCCTTCCGTGGCGCGCGGCCTCATGCACTCGCGGTGCCGCACGTTGTGTCCGGCGGCCCAGTTCAGCCCGGGGAACCGAAGCGGGCCAGTTCTCCCGCGAGCACGTCGCCCAGTGTACGCGCAAACCCCTCGATATGATCCGTGCGCCCGCGACTGTCGGCCAGCAGCGGGTTCATCGCGGTGCAGCGGATCACGCTGACGCCACCGGCCCGCTGATAATCGGCTTCCGCAAAGCCGAGCCGCTCGACGATCGGCACCGCGGAGGCACCATACTCGCCCGCCCGCAGCACGGTCTTGGTCACGAAGTACTCCAGCTCCCTCGTGGTTCTGCCGTGACCGACACTCATCGCGGCGTACACCGCATCGCAGAAGGCATTCGTCGCTTCCAGCGTCGCAAGG contains these protein-coding regions:
- a CDS encoding citrate/2-methylcitrate synthase, with translation MSAKGLEGVVAAQTRISKVMGEEGRLIYSGFEIDDLARNTTFEEVCHLLWYGELPGRADLDRLRSELVQGAGVDERVLGVVRAAPQNTHPMATLRTAVSALAFSDADAEDMSPEASQRKAIRLTGQVVTLTAAIDRLRKGRDPIAPRADLGLAANLLYMLTGEDPDSDAERIIDAALTLHAEHGLNASTFAARVTAATLADMHSAVTSAIGTLKGPLHGGANERVMRMLFEIDRPENADRWVTDALARGEKIMGFGHRVYRALDPRAPILKELAGRLNARGGETRWLDISEQVQQVMAREMQARGKKIYPNVDFFSASVYYTLGIEMDLFTNIFASARMAGWTAHIMEQWQDNRLIRPRAEYIGPERREVVPIEQR
- a CDS encoding RNA polymerase sigma factor: MKGMTGRADEAQEGDDAIVARVLAGDRNAYARLVVRHQDLLYRHALRMTRESDAAADLVQAAFVKAYAQLGRCREPQRFGAWAFRILANQAKDWLKSRRRQDVSLDANPLPATSDDDPTLDLERSELRALLDAALAELQPGLREAFVLKHVEGLAYEEMAALMNVSVPALKMRVHRARQMLQDALQEVR
- a CDS encoding glycogen-binding domain-containing protein translates to MHGQRARAWIDASASTTQPPAGVVADAAAYGLLGVRAELDASPALTLGARGQAGAGARRTDGRWVYGEATAAWVQRVGPITLPVDASGLLLRYTDPYEYDARVLRLQPGLRASLRRVQLTLQADFARGDWSSRYPDTTQTDGFLENDGVMRIDGAELSAASWIGAVDVELGVGVRNATNGTRDGRYTTLHTTASMPVGPATAFGTVRLQEAGSGTETGGELGAMLELGSRTTLIALLSEPVTDPLYGTRSGFGASIGASMRLHATPGRAGIAVIGPPAAGRRSVTLRVRAPATPVVSAAGSFNGWTPVAMRRDGEEWTLTLHLEPGSYTFAFHRADGSWFVPDDAPGIVDDGFGQRNATLVVPPL
- a CDS encoding DUF4142 domain-containing protein, which gives rise to MRTWRYLAAGSILAVVACGDGEQPQQNVVPAVTRDAQLLYTLQAGTEWIGAVGRDAQGRASSAAARQFAATLAADHQGLHSAFEDAQRAELRPVESGVGQELITNAQTTRVGLQSLEGAAYDLAFVESTVRLQQQLLSAIERDASVLQDSALRRLAEQTRPTLQAHIQRGRQLLPELRAAESGAGAIQTASTRERAAGQQTGGTAEARSPQGSRPQPTPRPPVSEPPPVQRDTGSIRQPAR